Proteins from a single region of Malassezia restricta chromosome IV, complete sequence:
- a CDS encoding Ras-related protein Rab-6A — protein sequence MATTSGGSEYSSAMRKFKLVFLGEQSVGKTSLITRFMYDTFDGNYQATIGIDFLSKTMYLDDRTVRLQLWDTAGQERFRSLIPSYIRDSSVAIVVYDVTNRDSFQSTSKWVEDVRAERGNEVIIALVGNKTDLNDKREVSTEEGEQRAKEYNNVMFLETSAKAGHNVMPLFKKIAQALPGGDDAQNDSAAPHHTIDVSAQAEGESASSSCRC from the exons ATGGCGACGACTAGCGGTGGCAGCGAGTATagcagcgcgatgcgcaAGTTCAAGCTCGTATTCCTTGGCGAGCAGTCGGTGGGGAAGACGTCGCTGATCACGCGCTTCATGTACGATACATTCGACGGGAACTATCAGGCGACGATTGGCATCGACTTTTTGTCCAAGACCATGTATCTGGACGACCGCACGGTGCGTCTGCAGCTATGGGACACAGCTGGACAGGAGCGGTTCCGCTCGCTGATACCTTCGTATATCCGTGACTCGTCCGTTGCGATTGTCGTGTATGACGTGACGAATCGCGATTCATTCCAGTCGACGTCCAAGTGGGTCGAagacgtgcgtgccgaACGCGGCAACGAGGTCATCAttgcgctcgtcggcaaCAAGACCGATCTGAATGATAAGCGCGAAGTGTCGACGGAAGAGggcgagcagcgcgcgaAGGAGTACAACAATGTCATGTTCCTCGAGACGTCCGCCAAGGCCGGCCACAATGTCATGCCGCTGTTCAAAAAAATCGCTCAGGCCCTTCCTGggggcgacgatgcgcagAACGACagcgctgcgccacacCACA CTATCGATGTCTCGGCCCAGGCCGAGGGCGAgtccgcgtcgtcgtcatgtAGGTGCTAA
- a CDS encoding phosphatidylinositol glycan, class Q, whose product MSQLVAAGGAVGLTALVSCAADRLAEQRVALDAVQAEERLPSWPPPSPLLPQPRPRPMLHIYWPADARAPGTVYGWSTHEVVVVACVHPDTEPRAWTHMPRVRALGRCVRMQDEANEDAWLLVRLDARHMPHMRLRSSADICMLLYTPPNVLRGQSLELERATSAPYTRLEHLLAMDATRRDAIRSSSARLSTAVTYMNVASYACTCTPIPKQRTRVGFPRLEMLRRASAYSLLCCALYRRLRGWGAWCEYRTLWNAVRHELKYDGRLQSQEAMQKAMHACWSAWLMTLVDVALGCLLAGVMEAHSAKIHRAIVGGLACVGHASFHALFHWLAHWPLGIKLNDELALFLSDALGSVSALYTYVVLEPAAAHIPSALRVWAWTSCFGASMALGVGADALRVSTVHVRLMYGVLRRVLAFFVGAASELFDVFRSRKRNPLHGGRLDHAEHEVDQLFVGTILFTLLAFLFPTVLLFYWACAARYFVVHATHTTLVCVVSMLYDMPLYTLLMRFWDAASLSDGLVLQTRGVIRLHARPISVRDACRPVGVHVMRLSYLVRDAYHMLQGIRLAPT is encoded by the coding sequence ATGTCCCAGCTGGTGGCCGCCGGGGGCGCTGTGGGCTTGACGGCGCTCGTATCGTGCGCGGCAGATCgcctggccgagcagcgtgtcgcgctggacgccgtgcaggcGGAAGAGCGTCTGCCATCCTGGCCGCCTCCCTCGCCGCTACTGCCCCAGCCGCGGCCACGGCCCATGCTGCACATATACTGGCCTGCcgatgcgcgtgcgccCGGGACCGTGTACGGTTGGTCGACGCACGAGGTGGTGGTGGTAGCCTGCGTGCATCCAGACACTGAGCCACGAGCGTGGACGCATAtgccgcgtgtgcgcgcCCTGGGACGATGTGTGCGAATGCAAGACGAAGCCAACGAGGATGCCTGGCTCCTAGTCCGACTGGACGCGCGCCACATGCCGCACATGAGACtgcgcagctcggcagACATATGTATGCTGCTGTATACCCCGCCGAATGTGCTGCGAGGCCAGTCGCTCGAGTTGGAGCGCGCTACGAGCGCGCCCTACACGCGTCTCGAGCACCTCTTAGCGATGGACGCCACACGACGAGATGCCATTCGCTCATCCTCGGCCCGTCTGTCGACGGCCGTGACGTACATGAACGTGGCGTCGTATGCGTGTACGTGCACGCCTATACCGAAACAGCGCACACGCGTTGGCTTTCCTCGTCTCGAGatgctgcggcgcgcgtcggcgtaCTCGCTTCTGTGCTGTGCCCTGTACCGCCGTCTGCGGGGCTGGGGCGCGTGGTGCGAGTACCGTACACTGTGGAACGCTGTGCGGCATGAGCTCAAGTACGACGGACGCTTACAGAGCCAGGAGGCGATGCAAAAGGCCATGCACGCGTGCTGGTCAGCGTGGCTCAtgacgctcgtcgacgtggcACTGGGGTGCCTCCTCGCCGGCGTCATGGAGGCACACAGCGCCAAGATCCATCGTGCGATCGTGGGGGGActggcgtgcgtcggaCATGCCTCTTTCCACGCCCTCTTCCACTGGCTCGCGCACTGGCCGCTGGGCATCAAGCTAAACGATGAGCTGGCCCTCTTCTTGAgtgatgcgctcggcagcgTGTCAGCGCTGTACACGTACGTGGTGCTGGAACCAGCTGCGGCTCACATCCCCTCTGCGCTGCGGGTGTGggcgtggacgagctgcttcggCGCGTCCATGGCCCTCGGTGTGGGGGCTGATGCACTTCGGGTAAGCACGGTGCATGTGCGCCTGATGTACGGCGTGCTTCGGCGCGTGCTGGCCTTCTTTGTGGGTGCGGCGAGTGAGCTATTTGACGTGTTTCGCAGCCGGAAACGCAATCCGCTGCACGGCGGGCGTCTCGACCACGCTGAGCACGAGGTGGACCAGCTGTTTGTCGGCACGATTCTGTTCACACTGCTGGCGTTCCTCTTTCCCACCGTGCTCTTGTTTTACTGGgcatgtgctgcgcgcTATTTTGTGGTGCATGCGACGCATACGACTCTCGTCTGTGTCGTGAGTATGCTGTACGACATGCCGCTCTACACGCTTCTCATGCGGTTCTGGGACGCGGCGAGCTTGTCGGATGGCCTTGTGCTGCAGACGCGAGGCGTGATCCGCCTACATGCGCGGCCTATATCtgtgcgcgatgcatgtcGGCCCGTGGGCGTGCATGTCATGCGACTGTCGTACTTGGTGCGCGACGCATACCACATGCTACAGGGGATCCGATTAGCACCTacatga
- a CDS encoding sphingosine kinase codes for MTKAASPWALPATVQGKAASVCIADRALEVVVDKSTWLHIPIELVLDVTWTSPTLSIAVVAPRRHLCHAPRVLSRTQWTERHKNAAELEPFTFEAQHVDGEGAEWAAHVMQLAYHRTRPQRRVLIICNPFGGKGHAKKMLDDVVKPTFNAARCTIHVVETKKRGDAYRSCESLDVSQYDALACVGGDGTLHESLNGLACRTDAAHALTLPVVPVPAGSGNGLFVSLHGTAVGFSAVHACLSAIKGVPYTHELMTVTQPQDAFTSAYSCPYTLHGVGPDGRSYVQYYSFMSQAIGIIADIDIGTESWRFMGDARFELGYVLSVLRNRPCPITVEVCFGPSGTASRADMYHAAKKTPERIQESPLPVEDAHQLLRGSVLDPLPTADVPLRLSESARPPTDDTWTRLDVSVSSVYAGKVPFVSRGLMAFPYTCPSDGLMDVLIQDQRTSALQKISATLHGESGDHIFDRGMHYIKVHALRITPHPNTPRRFLSVDGEMVPYAPIQVEVSPLRITLLTLSDDEWSAPSIRAHTIQAHASRYP; via the coding sequence ATGACCAAGGCAGCCTCACCGTGGGCGTTGCCGGCGACCGTGCAGGGCAAGGCGGCGAGTGTGTGTATAGCCGACCGCGCACTGGAGGTAGTCGTCGACAAGAGTACGTGGCTGCATATCCCTATCGAGCTCGTTCTTGATGTGACATGGACTTCGCCCACTCTGTCCATCGCCGTGGTGGCACCGCGCCGCCACTTGTGTCACGCTCCACGCGTTCTCTCTCGCACACAGTGGACTGAGCGGCACAAGAATGCTGCAGAGCTCGAGCCTTTCACGTTtgaggcgcagcatgtcgatgGCGAAGGCGCTGAGTGGGCTGCTCACGTCATGCAGCTGGCGTATCACCGAACGCGACCCCAGCGACGAGTCCTCATTATCTGCAACCCGTTTGGCGGCAAGGGACACGCGAAAAAAATGCTCGATGATGTCGTCAAGCCTACATTCAACGCGGCGCGATGCACGATACACGTCGTCGAGACCAAAAAACGCGGTGATGCGTACCGCTCTTGCGAGTCGCTTGACGTGTCGCAGTACGATGCGCTTGCGTGTGTGGGTGGCGATGGCACTCTGCATGAGAGCCTGAATGGTCTTGCGTGCCGTACAGATGCAGcccatgcgctcacgctccCTGTCGTGCCGGTGCCGGCCGGCAGCGGAAATGGCCTGTTTGTGAGTCTGCATGGCACGGCCGTCGGCTTCTCTGCCGTGCATGCCTGCCTAAGTGCGATTAAGGGTGTGCCGTATACACACGAGCTCATGACTGTTACGCAACCGCAAGATGCCTTTACGTCCGCCTACTCCTGTCCCTacacgctgcatggcgTCGGTCCCGACGGACGCTCCTACGTCCAGTACTACTCGTTCATGTCACAAGCGATCGGCATTATTGCCGATATCGATATCGGAACCGAGTCATGGCGCTTCATGGGTGACGCCCGCTTCGAACTCGGCTACGTCTTGTCCGTGCTGCGGAACAGGCCATGCCCCATCACCGTCGAAGTATGCTTCGGTCCGTCAGGCACGGCTAGCCGAGCTGATATGTATCATGCCGCGAAGAAGACGCCCGAGCGCATTCAAGAATCGCCACTACCTGTCGAAGACGCACACCAACTGCTGCGCGGAAGTGTGCTCGATCCGCTGCCGAccgccgacgtgccgctgcgcctgaGCGAGAGCGCTCGGCCACCCACCGATGATACCTggacgcgcctcgatgtgtccgtctcgagcgtctATGCCGGCAAGGTGCCGTTTGTGTCACGCGGCCTCATGGCATTCCCATACACCTGCCCAAGCGATGGCCTAATGGACGTGCTCATCCAGGACCAACGCACCTCCGCTCTACAGAAGATCTCTGCAacgctgcatggcgagtCGGGTGATCATATTTTTGACCGCGGCATGCACTACATCAAAGTCCACGCATTACGTATCACGCCGCACCCCAacacgccgcggcggttCCTGAGCGTCGATGGCGAAATGGTCCCGTATGCGCCAATCCAGGTCGAGGTGTCGCCACTGCGCATCACGCTCCTCACCCTCAGCGACGACGAATGGTCCGCACCGAGTATCCGCGCACACACGATCCAAGCACATGCGAGTCGCTATCCTTAA
- a CDS encoding NADH dehydrogenase (ubiquinone) Fe-S protein 5 has product MASGFGVKGGPSRCFTFWQEFRKCYLTSESPSDCALPRDDYLECLHHTKELERTHQIHGRMIQLQHEESKRARDVAKHSNGLSLGLIDVDQDTQEAPQAA; this is encoded by the exons ATGGCG TCTGGATTCGGTGTCAAGGGTGGCCCATCGCGCTGCTTTACGTTCTGGCAAGAGTTCCGCAAGTGCTACCTCACGTCCGAGTCGCCCAGCGACTGCGCACTCCCACGTGACGACTACCTCGAGTGCCTGCACCACACCAAGGAG CTTGAGCGCACACACCAGATCCACGGCCGCATGATCCAGCTCCAGCATGAAGAGTCgaagcgtgcgcgcgacgtggcGAAACACAGCAACGGCCTGAGCCTCGGTCTCATCGACGTCGATCAAGACACACAGGAGGCCCCGCAGGCAGCTTGA
- a CDS encoding immunoglobulin-binding protein 1, whose translation MSQDDASLTATLSAAFELASSHNAASEKVLQMLSDVARTADALSVISPNDRLDEISTPALRMFLIPSLQADVQTRARIDPAEDRVTQRRKQVDASIGAARTFFAMVRRHSALPDSVVTLLRPYMTKDAQQPMAPADKRMFKIQVLKLEKAAQARLVAFRDAYRHRPTPPADVFYDPLVESGADDDDDTEMVPVVSATLEVPPVAHLRSYLMLLIVLHALRTANALESLLQEKELLQAPPMPEAPDAPTDTTWRLDPSWTSPASDAPLLSESGRPLRPFTIIPKREQLKSEVFRPSHRLPTMSIDEYLEEETRRGRILPSTDKDAPTPRAQRQVESEQDGTRTADEAEEAARQEAIYWDAYTESHRRGEGNTMNRG comes from the coding sequence ATGTCCcaggacgacgcgtcgctgacGGCTACACTGAGCGCCGCCTTCGAGCTCGCGTCGAGTCATAATGCCGCATCCGAGAAAGTCTTGCAGATGCTGAGTGATGTGGCGCGCACGGCTGATGCCCTGTCAGTGATCAGCCCCAACGACCGCTTGGACGAAATTAGCACGCCAGCTTTGCGTATGTTTTTGATTCCCAGCTTGCAGGCCGACGTGCAGACGCGTGCACGTATCGACCCTGCTGAAGATCGcgtcacgcagcgccggAAGCAGGTGGATGCGTCGATCGGTGCGGCACGTACCTTTTTCGCCATGGTGCGACGACACTCCGCGTTACCTGACTCAGTGGTGACGTTACTGCGTCCGTACATGACAAAAGACGCACAGCAGCCCATGGCACCCGCAGATAAGCGCATGTTCAAAATCCAGGTCTTGAAACTTGAAAaagcggcacaggcacggCTCGTAGCGTTCCGCGATGCCTATCGGCACAGGCCCACACCGCCCGCTGATGTATTTTATGATCCGCTCGTCGAGTCAGGAGCagatgacgacgatgataCCGAGATGGTGCCTGTTGTGTCCGCCACGCTCGAGGTCCCCCCTGTCGCGCACCTACGCAGCTATCTCATGCTGCTGATCGTGTTGCATGCACTGCGCACGGCCAACGCACTAGAGTCGCTCCTACAAGAAAAGGAGCTTTTGCaagcgccgccgatgccCGAAGCGCCTGACGCGCCCACGGACACGACATGGCGCCTTGATCCAAGCTGGACATCGCCTGCAtcggatgcgccgctgctaAGCGAGAGTGGAAGACCGCTGCGCCCCTTTACCATCATACCCAAacgcgagcagctcaagtCAGAGGTGTTCCGCCCGTCACACCGTCTGCCGACGATGAGCATAGACGAGTACCTGGAAGAGGAGACGCGACGCGGGAGAATTCTTCCGAGCACGGACAAGgacgcaccgacgccgcggGCGCAGCGACAAGTCGAGAGCGAACAAGACGGGACGCGCACCGCCGACGAAGCTGAGGAAGCGGCACGGCAAGAGGCCATCTACTGGGACGCCTATACAGAGAGTCACCGGCGTGGCGAGGGCAACACGATGAACCGCGGTTAA
- a CDS encoding seipin: protein MKREVLPPRPVSRGPLRKSARRRGWVRRRSAHAPSYLDVAIQTVWVYVRAIWRMLVQWPLEQCYRVTYAVFLSPTSHRIVLRMFMLCALHFTCMGLALLAFGAFYYAWVPKVALSKDVWLQYGEGAPWADVRLDATPSDALVWQKEARQPMFDVDLPYDVSLDLRIPVNRVNVDMGNFMVDMSLRTHDGTVLYESHRPVLLVPDPLFLRWTSRMSRMLWKPVLSEPVAPTQLVRVPLLRRIVPHASPIDSGPATFRQKGYLVSQAHVRIGLTTHQNVILPDQPLPLALHPSVVQIEHATLRFEAYLSGAAYLLYAYPVFSLASFLVVFSSIEFGVAVTIWLVSCAYFSWIA, encoded by the coding sequence ATGAAACGCGAGGTCCTTCCGCCTAGGCCCGTATCGCGGGGACCGCTGCGCAAGAGTGCGCGTCGCAGGGGATGGGTACGTCGGCGTTCCGCGCATGCCCCATCGTACCTCGATGTCGCGATACAGACGGTCTGGGTCTACGTGCGAGCGATATGGCGCATGCTGGTACAGTGGCCGCTGGAGCAATGTTACCGCGTGACGTACGCCGTGTTTTTATCACCTACGTCGCATAGAATCGTACTGCGCATGTTCATGCTGTGTGCCTTGCATTTCACGTGCATGGGACTAGCCTTACTGGCGTTTGGTGCATTTTACTATGCGTGGGTGCCCAAGGTGGCCCTGTCCAAGGACGTGTGGCTGCAGTATGGCGAGGGCGCTCCTTGGGCCGATGTGCGCCTGGACGCGACACCATCCGATGCACTCGTATGGCAGAAGGAAGCGCGCCAGCCGATGTTCGACGTCGACCTGCCGTACGACGTGTCTCTCGATTTACGGATTCCCGTCAACCGCGTGAATGTGGACATGGGCAATTTCATGGTCGACATGTCTCTCCGCACGCATGATGGCACCGTGCTGTATGAGTCACACAGGCCTGTGCTCCTAGTTCCAGATCCTCTATTCCTGCGCTGGACGTCACgcatgtcgcgcatgtTGTGGAAGCCGGTGCTCAGCGAGCCTGTGGCCCCGACTCAAttggtgcgtgtgccgctgctACGACGCATCGTGCCTCATGCATCACCTATCGACAGTGGCCCTGCCACATTTCGACAGAAAGGATACCTGGTCTCGCAAGCGCACGTCCGCATCGGGCTCACGACGCATCAAAATGTCATCTTGCCCGATCAGCCGCTCCCTTTGGCGCTGCATCCCAGTGTGGTCCAAATTGAGCATGCGACGCTGCGATTTGAAGCATACCTGTCAGGCGCCGCCTATCTTTTATACGCCTATCCGGTTTTTTCGCTGGCCTCCTTTCTCGTGGTGTTTTCGTCGATCGAGTTTGGCGTGGCTGTCACGATATGGCTCGTGTCGTGCGCCTACTTTTCGTGGATCGCCTAG
- a CDS encoding protein disulfide-isomerase A6, translating into MWLWTLVLALVAAVAQASHVLDLTQTADYDAVVGKSAGAMVEFFAPWCGHCKRLAPEYEKLADAFAKKKDKVVIAKVDADANRELADRIKLSGFPTLMYFPPNSQQGVPYNGPRTTEALADFVTQQSQIKSSMPPPAPPAAIELNVDNFNSIVENPDLDVLVEFYAPWCGHCKRLAPIYEQVARVLERDSHCVMAKIDVDDPKNAEIRTRFQIASFPTLSFFPAGSSDKWPRPYLKERTAEELLAFMNEKCGTFRTLEGTLTPLAGRLPKLDGLAARFYAAVTEAARGTLLDEVKAYVQELKDHVSSTRKASAADYYVRVLERILRDGTEYVKREHERLSKMLSKQAQGLSALTGEKIDDITRKINVLSAVMNERIAKAATKATQDASSAAAEATASSSAHDEL; encoded by the coding sequence ATGTGGCTGTGGACGCTGGTGCTGGCCCTggtggcggccgtggcaCAGGCTTCCCATGTGCTGGACCTTACGCAGACTGCAGACTATGATGCTGTCGTCGGCAAGTCGGCTGGCGCCATGGTGGAATTCTTTGCGCCCTGGTGCGGTCACTGCAAGCGTCTGGCGCCTGAGTACGAGAAATTGGCGGATGCGTTTGCGAAGAAGAAAGACAAGGTCGTCATTGCCAAGGTCGATGCTGATGCGAATCGCGAGCTGGCTGATCGCATCAAATTGAGCGGCTTCCCCACGCTCATGTACTTCCCACCCAACTCGCAGCAAGGCGTGCCGTACAACGGCCCTCGCACGACCGAGGCGCTTGCTGATTTTGTGACGCAACAGTCACAGATCAAGAGCAGTATGCCGCCACCTGCTCCTCCCGCTGCCATTGAACTCAACGTCGACAACTTCAACAGCATTGTGGAAAATCCTGacctcgacgtgctcgtggaGTTTTATGCTCCTTGGTGCGGCCACTGCAAGCGTCTGGCGCCGATCTACGAGCAGgtcgcgcgcgtgctggagcgcgacTCGCATTGCGTGATGGCCAAGATCGATGTAGACGATCCCAAGAATGCCGAGATCCGCACGCGCTTCCAGATCGCCAGCTTCCCGACCCTGTCTTTCTTCCCGGCTGGGTCTTCCGACAAGTGGCCTCGTCCGTACCTCAAGGAGCGCACGGCCGAGGAGCTGCTTGCGTTTATGAACGAGAAGTGCGGTACGTTCCGCACACTCGAGGGCACGCTGACGCCGCTCGCCGGCCGCCTTCCGAAGCTCGATGGCCTCGCCGCTCGCTTTTACGCGGCCGTGACCGAGGCGGCCCGTGGCACCCTCCTCGACGAGGTGAAGGCCTATGTGCAGGAACTCAAGGACCATGTGTCGTCCACGCGCAAGGCCTCGGCGGCTGATTACTATGTGCGTGTCCTCGAGCGTATCCTGCGCGACGGCACCGAGTACGTGAAGCGCGAGCATGAACGCTTGTCCAAGATGCTGTCTAAGCAGGCGCAAGGCCTGTCGGCCTTGACCGGCGAAAAAATCGACGACATTACGCGCAAAATCAACGTGCTTTCAGCCGTCATGAATGAGCGCATTGCCAAGGCTGCTACCAAGGCGACACAGGACGCGTCGTCAGCCGCCGCGGAGGCAacggcctcgtcgtccgcgcacgacgagctgtaG